Proteins encoded in a region of the Planococcus citri chromosome 1, ihPlaCitr1.1, whole genome shotgun sequence genome:
- the LOC135833352 gene encoding 26S proteasome non-ATPase regulatory subunit 8-like → MESEEAKRANLKTAKQAFQKLKTEWSKRPPNLEVCGQLLTELKVLLLELQFLPTNADASEEELLLARSCLEIGAQWSIAQREIASFERYMKQLKCYYLDYKRKLPESAQMYPLLGLNLLFLLSQNRVAEFHIELELLPIDKILNNAFIKHPVSLEQYIMEGSYNKVHTAAHIVPDPSYAIFMESLIETIRNELARCLEKAYPKISVKGAMSILNLPNEQVLAQYSKTRNWQYHDGYYMFSGDVDEMAVDEEMPYVNVAKKMLQYAREMEMII, encoded by the exons ATGGAAAGCGAGGAAGCGAAACGGGCCAATTTAAAGACGGCGAAGCAGgcttttcaaaaactcaaaaccGAATGGTCGAAACGTCCTCCCAATTTAGAAGTTTGTGGACAGTTACTCACCGAATTGAAA GTGTTACTGCTTGAATTACAATTCCTGCCTACCAACGCTGATGCATCAGAGGAAGAATTATTATTAGCGA GGAGCTGTCTTGAAATCGGCGCACAATGGAGTATTGCTCAAAGAGAGATTGCATCGTTTGAACGTTACATGAAACAGTTGAAATGTTACTATTTGGATTACAA GAGAAAACTACCCGAGTCGGCTCAGATGTACCCATTATTGGgattgaatttattatttttactatcTCAAAACCGAGTCGCTGAATTTCACATTGAATTAGAATTATTacctattgataaaattttgaataacgcTTTCATAAAACATCCGGTATCTTTAGAGCAATACATTATGGAAGGCAGTTACAACAAG GTACATACTGCTGCTCACATAGTTCCAGATCCTTCTTATGCTATATTCATGGAATCCTTAATTGAAACAATTCGAAACGAGCTAGCCAGATGTTTAGAAAAAGCATATCCGAAAATATCTGTTAAAGGAGCTATGTCGATATTAAATTTGCCTAATGAACAAGTTTTGGCCCAATACAGTAAAACG AGAAACTGGCAGTATCATGATGGTTATTACATGTTCAGCGGAGATGTCGATGAAATGGCTGTGGATGAAGAAATGCCTTACGTAAACGTagccaaaaaaatgttacagtACGCGAGAGAAATGGAGATGATTATTTAA
- the LOC135833348 gene encoding CWF19-like protein 2 homolog: MPKKSKRMKKHKSHKDKKHKKHKKKYSDSESESSSASSGNDSLSDYEWIEKKPESKPSGKQRDDWMMDTSFVPTYSIHDKKSKKKDEEKEESILDNPGQSDRELNPYWKNGGTGLPEESRSHKTSSYEEYHRSKPSRSFMKPDDDDDKQSYDVYNRTQHTTQSRWRKQPAREERRSPNTSERYDSRKSEDHDRKKYDEYDRKTYEDHDRKKYDEYDRKKYKESDRKKYDESDRRKHDESDRRKHDEHDRKKYEDYPKRTDDSQKNREEGPVKPEPPKTSMLLSDEEMNALASKILKAEILGNKALVEQLKEKLENARKARQEKTEASRVVILGMNDFDSRKPIEERFVQEESAGAKSKKEQEKMRREKEKEMQQAISKHQRTEKVLENCKWCLTNNKMQKHLIVSKGSSCYLCVPYFHSLTDGHCLIIPTYHSSCITLLDEDVWDEIMDYCKKLVRMFRVENQDVVFFETAMNFKYHPHMVLHCVPVPYESGNLAPIYFKKAIQECEKEWAINKKLVEYKKMDIRKSVPKELPYFMVNFGMDNGFAHVIEEEQYFPKNFAQEIIGGMLDLDHLIWRKQHADDFETQCKKVNAFKELWKTVES; encoded by the exons ATGCCTAAAAAGAGTAAAAGAATGAAGAAACATAAATCGCATAAAGATAAAAAGCACAAGAAACACAAAAAGAAGTACTCAGATTCCGAATCCGAA TCTAGCTCTGCCAGCAGCGGTAACGATTCACTCAGTGATTATGAATGGATTGAGAAAAAACCTGAAAGTAAACCATCAGGAAAACAAAGAGATGACTGGATGATGGATACTTCATTCGTACCCACTTATTCTATTCACGATAAAAAGAGTAAGaagaaagatgaagaaaaagaagaatcGATTTTGGATAAC ccAGGTCAAAGCGATAGGGAATTGAATCCTTATTGGAAAAATGGAGGAACTGGTTTGCCTGAAGAATCACGCAGTCATAAG acTTCAAGTTATGAAGAATATCATCGAAGTAAACCTAGCAGATCTTTTATGAAACCAGACGACGATGATGATAAACAATCTTACGACGTTTATAATCGAACCCAACATACTACTCAAAGTCGATGGCGAAAGCAACCAGCACGAGAAGAACGTCGATCTCCAAATACGTCTGA AAGATATGacagcagaaaatctgaagatCACGATCGTaaaaaatatgacgaatatgATCGTAAGACATATGAAGATCACGATCGTAAAAAATATGACGAATACGATCGTAAAAAATATAAGGAATCTGATCGCAAAAAATACGACGAATCTGATCGTAGAAAACACGACGAATCTGATCGTAGAAAACACGACGAACATGACCGTAAAAAATATGAAGATTATCCAAAAAGAACCGATGACAGTCAGAAAAACAGAGAAGAAGGACCAGTAAAACCAGAGCCACCTAAAACTTCGATGTTATTGAGTGACGAAGAAATGAATGCTTTAGCATCAAAGATTCTCAAAGCCgagattcttggcaataaa GCTCTCGTGGAAcagttgaaagaaaaacttgaaaatgctaGAAAAGCTCGTCAAGAGAAAACCGAAGCATCCAGAGTAGTCATATTAGGCATGAACGATTTTGATTCTCGAAAACCCATCGAAGAAAGATTTGTACAAGAAGAATCTGCCGGTGCGAAATCGAAGAAGGaacaagaaaaaatgagaagagaaaaagaaaaggaaatgcAACAAGCCATTAGTAAACATCAAAGAACTGAGAAAGTATTGGAAAATTGTAAATGGTGTTTGACCAATAATAAAATGCAGAAACATCTCATCGTATCTAAAGGATCCTCA TGTTACCTTTGTGTCCCTTATTTTCATTCACTTACCGATGGACATTGTTTAATTATTCCTACGTACCATTCCTCTTGTATAACATTATTAGATGAAGATGTCTGGGATGAAATTATG gactattgcaaaaaattagtCAGAATGTTCCGAGTTGAAAACCAAGACGTCGTGTTTTTCGAAACAGCCATGAATTTCAAATATCATCCTCATATGGTTTTACACTGTGTTCCAGTACCTTACGAAAGTGGCAACTTGGCTccgatttatttcaaaaaagccatTCAAGAATGTGAAAAAGAATGGgccattaataaaaaattagtcgagtataaaaaaatggaTATAAGAAAATCCGTACCTAAAGAGCTTCCTTatttcatggtgaattttggaaTGGATAATGGATTCGCTCATGTCATCGAAGAGGAACAATACTTCCCGAAAAATTTCGCTcag GAAATAATTGGCGGTATGCTCGACTTGGATCATCTCATATGGCGAAAACAACACGCAGATGATTTCGAAACTCAATGCAAAAAAGTGAACGCATTCAAAGAATTGTGGAAAACAGTCGAATCATGA